The following are encoded together in the Bradyrhizobium algeriense genome:
- a CDS encoding lipocalin-like domain-containing protein, with amino-acid sequence MNGSVPITRRGFIGGTLLAGLGGKALAQGFAGLGESAEGFASVVPGRTFAFPADHGPHTEFRIEWWYVTANLADANGTAYGAQWTLFRQAIAAGGPQEGWANQQIWMGHAAVTRADTHRFAQTFARGGVGQAGVDAKPFHAWIDAWEMRGLDPVNDDNIAPLVLKASGADFSYALRLDAERPLVLQGDGGYSRKSLREQASYYYSQPHYTAKGILTIDDKPVDVTGMAWLDREWSSQPLASDQSGWDWLSLHFNSGDKLMLYRMRQIDGQHYGSGKWIAPDGTAEQLASADIMMTPLSFTEIGKRKIPTTWRIAIPRKALSIECTPLNPRSWMGTSFPYWEGPIRFAGSHSGVGYLEMTGY; translated from the coding sequence ATGAACGGTAGCGTCCCGATCACCCGCCGCGGCTTCATCGGTGGCACGCTGCTCGCAGGATTGGGCGGCAAGGCGCTCGCGCAGGGCTTCGCTGGACTTGGTGAAAGCGCGGAGGGATTTGCGTCGGTCGTCCCCGGCAGGACGTTCGCATTTCCCGCCGACCACGGGCCACATACGGAATTTCGCATCGAGTGGTGGTATGTGACGGCCAATCTCGCCGACGCGAATGGCACGGCCTATGGCGCGCAATGGACGTTGTTTCGCCAGGCAATCGCTGCCGGCGGCCCGCAGGAGGGCTGGGCCAACCAGCAAATCTGGATGGGCCATGCCGCCGTCACCCGCGCCGATACCCATCGCTTCGCTCAGACGTTCGCGCGCGGCGGGGTCGGCCAGGCCGGCGTCGACGCCAAGCCGTTTCACGCCTGGATCGATGCCTGGGAGATGCGCGGGCTCGATCCTGTCAACGACGACAATATCGCACCACTTGTGCTGAAAGCATCGGGCGCCGATTTCAGTTACGCGCTGCGCCTCGATGCGGAGCGGCCGCTGGTGCTGCAGGGCGACGGCGGCTACAGCCGCAAATCGCTGCGCGAACAAGCTTCGTATTACTACAGCCAGCCGCATTATACGGCGAAGGGCATTCTCACCATCGACGACAAGCCCGTCGACGTCACCGGGATGGCCTGGCTCGATCGTGAGTGGAGCAGCCAGCCGCTGGCCTCCGATCAAAGCGGATGGGACTGGCTCTCGCTGCATTTCAATTCCGGCGATAAGCTGATGCTGTACCGGATGCGCCAGATCGACGGCCAGCATTATGGCTCCGGCAAATGGATCGCGCCCGACGGCACGGCCGAACAACTCGCCTCCGCCGATATCATGATGACACCACTGAGCTTCACCGAGATCGGGAAACGGAAGATTCCGACGACATGGCGTATCGCCATTCCAAGGAAGGCGCTGTCGATTGAATGTACGCCGCTCAATCCGAGAAGCTGGATGGGCACCAGCTTTCCCTATTGGGAAGGCCCGATCCGCTTTGCCGGCAGCCATTCCGGGGTGGGCTATCTGGAAATGACGGGCTATTAA
- a CDS encoding multidrug efflux RND transporter permease subunit produces MNLGRLSINQPILAMVLSIVLLIVGAIAYTTLPVSEYPQVVPPTVTITTQYPGASAQTVSDTVAAPIEQEINGVEDMLYLYSQATSNGQLTITVTFKLGTDLDKAQVLVQNRVAIAQPRLPEEVQRNGVVTRKNSPDILMVVFMLSPDDTFDQLYISNYALLQVRDQLLRLDGVGDIQIFGARDYSMRLWLDPDKISTLGLTAGEVVAAIRSQNVQIAGGQIAEPPIADRAFSPNLTFTGRLKDPKQFEEIVVKAGADGRTVKLRDVARIELGALAYSTNSFLLRKSAVAMLVTQRPGSNALATAKGISNTMERLKASFPKGLDYNIGYNPTEFIAQSVSELIKTIYEAMALVVIVVLVFLQGWRPAIIPIIAIPVSLVGTFAVMAALGFSINNLTLFGLVLAVGIVVDDAIVVVENVERHLEHGMNRRDAALRTMQEVGSALVSIALVLCAVFVPTAFLGGISGQFFQQFAVTIAVATAISCFCSLTLSPALASLILQPHEDKRPPARWNFIARGWGAFTGVFNRGFDRLAHGYASAADFVIRHSVVMLLVYVALIGGAGWLLMTTPQGFIPAQDRGYVIVSVQLPGAASLARTTEVVREIERIALDTPGIVRVAAFAGFSGATRTQASNAAALFPVFEDPEERHKKGLSAGAIANNLRSRLASIQGAFIIVIPPPAVPGIGTGGGFTMRIQDRQGRGSEMLAAATGELVGAASKVPGLTQVFSTFAANTPQLFVDIDRVKAQKLGVPIANINDTIQTYFGSSYVNDFNLFGRTYRVTAQADLPFRKETSDLARLRTRNAAGDMVMLGSVVSFSDISGPDRVARYNLYPASELQGETLPGTSSATAIDIMKKLTEETLPSGFSFEWTDLSYQQVTGGNTGLYVFPICVLFVYLVLAAQYGSWSLPIAVILIVPMCLLAATIGVRIMGQDVNILTQIGFVVLVGLAAKNAILIVEFARDIELEGKPRLEAVIEACRLRLRPILMTSFAFILGVLPLVISSGSGSEMRQAVGVAVFFGMLGVTLFGLIFTPIFYVIVRNLADGKGKKPAAA; encoded by the coding sequence ATGAATCTCGGCCGGCTCTCCATCAACCAGCCCATTTTGGCGATGGTGCTGTCGATCGTGCTGCTGATCGTCGGCGCGATCGCCTATACGACGCTGCCGGTTTCGGAATATCCGCAAGTGGTGCCGCCGACGGTGACGATCACCACACAATATCCCGGCGCCTCCGCGCAGACCGTCTCCGATACGGTCGCCGCTCCGATCGAGCAGGAGATCAACGGCGTCGAGGACATGCTGTATCTCTACAGCCAGGCCACCTCGAACGGACAGTTGACGATCACGGTCACGTTCAAGCTCGGCACTGATTTGGACAAGGCGCAGGTGCTGGTGCAGAACCGCGTCGCGATCGCGCAGCCGCGGCTGCCCGAAGAGGTGCAGCGCAACGGCGTCGTCACCCGCAAGAACAGCCCCGACATATTGATGGTCGTGTTCATGCTGTCGCCGGACGACACGTTCGACCAGCTCTATATCTCGAACTACGCGCTGTTGCAGGTCCGTGACCAGTTGCTCCGGCTCGACGGCGTCGGCGACATCCAGATTTTCGGCGCGCGCGACTATTCGATGCGGCTGTGGCTCGATCCGGACAAGATCTCCACGCTGGGCCTGACCGCCGGCGAGGTGGTGGCGGCGATCCGCTCGCAAAACGTGCAGATCGCGGGCGGGCAGATCGCGGAACCCCCGATTGCCGACCGCGCCTTCTCGCCGAATCTCACCTTTACCGGCCGCCTGAAGGACCCGAAACAGTTCGAGGAGATCGTGGTCAAGGCCGGCGCCGACGGGCGCACGGTCAAGCTGCGCGACGTCGCGCGGATCGAACTCGGCGCGCTGGCCTATTCGACCAACAGCTTCCTGCTGCGGAAATCCGCCGTCGCCATGCTGGTGACCCAGCGGCCCGGCTCCAATGCGCTCGCGACCGCCAAGGGCATTTCGAACACCATGGAGCGGCTGAAGGCGAGCTTCCCGAAAGGGCTCGACTACAATATCGGCTACAATCCGACCGAATTCATCGCACAGTCCGTCAGCGAGCTGATCAAGACGATCTACGAGGCGATGGCGCTGGTCGTGATCGTGGTGCTGGTGTTCTTGCAGGGCTGGCGGCCCGCCATCATTCCGATCATCGCGATCCCGGTGTCGCTGGTCGGCACCTTTGCCGTGATGGCAGCATTGGGATTCTCGATCAACAATCTCACGCTGTTCGGCCTCGTGCTCGCGGTGGGCATCGTGGTCGACGATGCGATCGTGGTGGTCGAAAACGTCGAACGCCATCTCGAGCACGGCATGAACCGGCGTGACGCCGCGCTTCGCACCATGCAGGAGGTCGGCAGCGCACTGGTTTCGATTGCGCTGGTGTTGTGCGCGGTGTTCGTCCCGACGGCGTTCCTTGGCGGCATCTCCGGGCAGTTCTTCCAGCAGTTTGCCGTCACTATTGCGGTCGCGACCGCAATTTCCTGCTTCTGCTCGCTGACGCTGTCGCCGGCGCTGGCCTCGCTGATCCTGCAGCCGCACGAGGACAAGAGGCCGCCGGCACGCTGGAATTTCATCGCCCGCGGCTGGGGTGCTTTTACCGGCGTCTTCAATCGCGGCTTCGATCGGTTGGCACACGGCTATGCCAGCGCGGCCGATTTCGTGATCCGGCATTCGGTGGTGATGTTGCTGGTGTACGTGGCGCTGATCGGCGGCGCCGGATGGCTGTTGATGACAACGCCGCAAGGTTTCATCCCGGCGCAGGATCGCGGTTATGTCATTGTCTCCGTGCAATTGCCGGGCGCGGCGTCGCTGGCGCGCACCACCGAAGTGGTCCGCGAGATCGAGCGCATTGCGCTGGATACGCCCGGTATCGTTCGTGTAGCTGCCTTCGCCGGCTTCTCGGGTGCAACCCGAACGCAGGCAAGCAATGCCGCCGCGCTATTTCCCGTATTCGAAGATCCGGAAGAGCGCCACAAGAAGGGACTTTCCGCAGGCGCGATCGCCAACAATCTGCGCAGCCGGCTGGCGAGCATCCAAGGTGCCTTCATCATCGTCATCCCGCCGCCCGCGGTACCCGGCATCGGCACCGGCGGCGGCTTCACCATGCGGATTCAGGACCGCCAGGGCCGCGGCTCCGAGATGCTTGCCGCGGCGACGGGTGAACTGGTCGGTGCGGCGAGCAAGGTGCCGGGCCTGACACAGGTGTTCTCCACTTTTGCGGCCAACACGCCGCAACTGTTCGTCGACATCGACCGCGTCAAGGCTCAGAAGCTCGGCGTGCCGATTGCGAACATCAACGATACGATCCAGACCTATTTCGGCTCGTCCTATGTCAACGATTTCAATCTGTTCGGCCGCACCTACCGCGTCACGGCGCAGGCCGATCTGCCGTTCCGGAAGGAGACATCCGATCTCGCACGCCTGCGCACCCGCAACGCCGCCGGCGACATGGTGATGCTCGGCAGCGTCGTGAGTTTCAGCGACATCTCCGGCCCCGACCGCGTCGCGCGCTACAATCTCTACCCCGCGTCCGAGCTGCAGGGCGAGACGCTGCCAGGCACGAGTTCGGCGACCGCGATCGACATCATGAAGAAGTTGACCGAGGAGACGCTGCCGAGCGGCTTCTCGTTCGAATGGACCGACCTGTCCTATCAGCAGGTCACCGGCGGCAACACCGGCCTTTACGTGTTTCCGATCTGCGTGCTGTTCGTGTATCTCGTGCTGGCAGCACAATACGGCTCGTGGAGCCTGCCAATCGCGGTCATCCTGATCGTGCCGATGTGTCTGCTCGCCGCCACCATCGGCGTGCGGATCATGGGGCAGGACGTCAATATCCTGACCCAGATCGGTTTCGTGGTGCTGGTAGGGTTGGCGGCCAAGAACGCCATTCTCATCGTCGAGTTCGCGCGCGATATCGAGCTCGAAGGCAAGCCGCGGCTGGAGGCCGTGATCGAAGCCTGCCGGCTGCGGTTGCGGCCGATCCTGATGACGTCGTTCGCCTTCATCCTCGGCGTGCTCCCGCTGGTGATCTCCTCGGGCTCCGGCTCGGAGATGCGTCAGGCGGTGGGGGTCGCCGTGTTCTTCGGCATGCTCGGCGTTACGCTGTTCGGCCTGATCTTCACGCCGATCTTTTACGTCATCGTGCGGAATCTCGCGGACGGGAAGGGCAAGAAGCCGGCGGCGGCGTGA
- a CDS encoding IS4 family transposase gives MLCTRSVCLRRMAQGDWAAYMAYWRFVNNPQVTTDRLIEGWSRQTATVVGGRHVLAIQDTSEVKFQTRQGCRRGLGKVGKGNARGVLLHAMIAVDADSGACLGLTGGKVWTRRGKVKTPHDERELANKESARWVTTAEQGCEVLAAARMITVINDREGEFFAHWALTPGDNVHLLTRAMHDHALADGGTLYQAVERVRFCDKAVIDLPQRMDRHGRQAHLSLRFGTVVLKRPARPGVKELPEGVKVSFVEVVELHPPKGAEPVHWLLLTTHSIANAADAWRIVSWYKQRWIIEQLFRSLKNQGLRIEDSQLESAEALIKLVTIATKAACIVIQLVQARNGGEQLSVKCAFTPEEIEALAAINKTMKGRTELQKNPHRPHTLQWAAWIIAKLGGWTGYASHRPPGPITFHNGMARFQIIVAARAIENV, from the coding sequence ATGCTTTGCACGCGCAGTGTCTGCTTGCGCCGGATGGCGCAGGGTGACTGGGCCGCGTACATGGCGTACTGGCGGTTCGTGAACAATCCGCAAGTCACGACCGATCGACTGATTGAAGGCTGGAGCAGGCAGACGGCGACCGTGGTCGGCGGGCGTCATGTGCTGGCGATCCAGGACACCAGCGAGGTCAAGTTTCAGACGCGGCAGGGATGTCGGCGTGGACTGGGCAAAGTCGGCAAAGGCAATGCCCGCGGCGTGTTGCTGCATGCCATGATAGCGGTCGATGCCGACAGCGGGGCCTGTCTCGGTCTCACCGGCGGCAAGGTGTGGACGCGCAGGGGCAAAGTTAAGACCCCTCACGACGAGCGGGAGTTGGCCAACAAGGAGTCGGCGCGCTGGGTTACGACGGCTGAGCAGGGCTGCGAGGTTCTGGCTGCGGCGCGCATGATCACCGTCATCAATGACCGTGAAGGGGAGTTCTTTGCGCACTGGGCGCTGACGCCCGGCGACAACGTCCACCTGCTGACGCGGGCTATGCATGATCATGCGCTGGCCGACGGCGGAACCCTTTATCAAGCGGTGGAGCGAGTTCGCTTCTGCGACAAGGCGGTGATCGATCTGCCGCAGCGGATGGATCGCCACGGTCGCCAAGCCCATCTCTCGCTGCGCTTTGGAACCGTCGTGCTTAAGCGGCCGGCGCGACCCGGCGTGAAGGAACTGCCTGAAGGCGTCAAAGTCAGCTTCGTGGAAGTCGTCGAGTTGCACCCCCCGAAGGGGGCTGAGCCCGTTCATTGGCTGCTCTTGACCACTCATTCGATCGCCAATGCGGCCGATGCTTGGCGGATCGTCTCCTGGTACAAGCAGCGCTGGATCATCGAACAGCTCTTTCGCTCGTTGAAGAACCAGGGCTTGCGAATCGAGGACAGTCAGCTCGAAAGCGCCGAGGCCCTGATCAAGCTCGTGACGATCGCTACTAAAGCGGCATGTATCGTCATTCAACTCGTTCAGGCCCGCAATGGTGGCGAACAATTGTCGGTCAAATGCGCCTTCACCCCCGAAGAAATCGAAGCACTTGCCGCCATCAACAAAACCATGAAAGGCAGGACCGAGCTTCAGAAGAACCCGCATCGCCCCCACACGCTTCAGTGGGCGGCATGGATCATCGCCAAGCTCGGCGGATGGACCGGCTACGCCTCGCATCGGCCACCCGGACCAATCACATTTCACAACGGAATGGCTCGCTTCCAAATCATCGTCGCTGCCAGAGCCATCGAAAATGTGTAG
- a CDS encoding efflux RND transporter periplasmic adaptor subunit, whose amino-acid sequence MRSPRSLKWLTPLLALALSACGDKPAQQAAPAAPAVTVAQPVKRTVTDWDEFTGRFEAIQEVQVRARVGGFVTSVEFRDGSIVRAGDLLYVIDARPFEAVAEQADGQLADARARAELARRELDRALTLNQTQAVSDSIVDQRRQTLQAARAAEMQAEGALKAAKLNIEFSHVMAPITGRVSRHLVTPGNLVQGSEGGATLLTSIVSLDPIYIYFDVDEATYLRNSRLWFEGKRPSSRDTPNPVEVTLTGGTKPSHEGKMDFLDNRLDVSTGTLRSRAVIQNKDLSILPGQFGRVRIIGSAPYEALLLPDTAVATDQSRKIVFVVKDDNTVEAKPVTLGPLDEGLRVIREGLKPEDRVIIDGLQRARVGAKVTPRPGDIKPAGAKT is encoded by the coding sequence ATTCGCTCACCTCGTAGCCTCAAATGGTTGACCCCGCTGCTGGCGCTGGCGCTGTCGGCCTGCGGCGACAAGCCGGCGCAACAGGCGGCCCCCGCGGCGCCTGCCGTCACGGTCGCGCAGCCGGTGAAGCGCACCGTCACGGATTGGGATGAGTTCACCGGGCGGTTCGAGGCAATTCAGGAAGTCCAGGTTCGCGCCCGCGTCGGCGGTTTCGTCACCAGCGTCGAATTCCGAGACGGCTCCATCGTGCGCGCGGGCGATCTGCTTTATGTGATTGACGCCCGTCCGTTCGAGGCGGTCGCCGAGCAGGCCGATGGCCAGTTGGCGGACGCACGTGCGAGGGCCGAACTTGCCAGGCGTGAGCTCGACCGCGCGCTGACGCTGAACCAGACGCAAGCCGTGTCCGATTCGATCGTCGACCAGCGCCGGCAGACCCTGCAGGCGGCGCGCGCCGCGGAAATGCAGGCCGAAGGCGCGCTCAAGGCCGCCAAGCTCAATATCGAGTTCAGCCATGTGATGGCGCCCATCACCGGCCGGGTGAGCCGTCATCTGGTCACGCCGGGCAATCTCGTGCAGGGCAGCGAGGGCGGCGCGACGCTGCTCACCTCGATCGTCTCGCTCGATCCGATCTACATCTATTTCGACGTCGACGAGGCGACCTACCTGCGAAACAGCCGGCTCTGGTTCGAAGGCAAGCGCCCGAGTTCGCGCGATACGCCGAACCCGGTCGAGGTGACGCTGACCGGCGGGACCAAGCCCTCGCATGAGGGCAAGATGGATTTCCTCGACAACCGCCTGGATGTCTCGACCGGGACGCTGCGCAGCCGCGCCGTCATCCAGAACAAGGATCTCTCGATCCTGCCCGGCCAGTTCGGCCGGGTTCGGATCATCGGCAGCGCGCCCTATGAGGCGCTGCTGCTGCCGGACACGGCTGTCGCGACCGACCAGTCGCGGAAGATCGTTTTCGTCGTCAAGGACGACAATACGGTCGAGGCAAAGCCGGTGACGCTTGGGCCGCTCGATGAAGGCCTGCGCGTGATCCGTGAGGGCCTGAAGCCGGAAGACCGCGTCATAATCGACGGTCTGCAACGGGCGCGGGTGGGGGCAAAGGTCACCCCGCGGCCCGGCGACATCAAGCCGGCCGGTGCCAAGACATGA
- a CDS encoding MAPEG family protein: MYHFTALVTLLAVLVYFYSSILVSRARGKFGVKLPAISDNPDFERVFRAQMNTLEWLPIFLPSLWLFAIYIGDGIAAAIGLVWAIGRILYVLGYARAVKDRSLGFAIQALATIALWVGAFGAIVWRLVQA; encoded by the coding sequence ATGTATCATTTCACCGCGCTCGTCACGTTGCTGGCGGTCCTGGTCTACTTCTACTCGTCCATCCTGGTGTCGCGGGCGCGCGGCAAGTTCGGCGTCAAGCTGCCGGCCATTTCGGACAATCCGGATTTCGAGCGCGTGTTTCGCGCGCAGATGAACACGCTGGAATGGCTGCCGATCTTCCTGCCGTCGCTGTGGCTGTTCGCAATCTATATCGGCGATGGCATCGCGGCCGCCATCGGGCTGGTCTGGGCGATCGGCCGGATTCTCTACGTGCTCGGCTACGCCAGGGCGGTCAAGGACCGCAGCCTGGGTTTTGCGATCCAGGCGCTGGCGACGATCGCGCTGTGGGTCGGCGCGTTCGGCGCGATCGTATGGCGGCTGGTGCAGGCGTGA
- a CDS encoding ABC transporter permease, whose translation MKRALWTLAVLLSHWRRHPMQLATLLIGLISATALWSGVQALNQQARTSYDRAAATFGGTRTAMLVARSGASFPQELFVDLRRAGWPVSPVLEGRIQIEGRSFRLLGIEPVTLPAEVGNAPAIGRADLLSFMTPPGAMLVAPETLSDLKLAEGARPEANGGALLPPLRVQPNLVPGVLVVDIGIAQGLLKMPDQLSRLLIGKTAARRATLESIAGDRLRLIEPDAESDLERLTDSFHLNLTAFGLLSFFVGLFIVNSAIGLAFEQRLPVLRTLRACGVSARMLNAVLVLELVSLALIAGLIGLVCGYFIAGALLPDVAASLRGLYGAQIPGHLTLKPQWWIAGIAISIAGALAAAAASLTKALRLPLLATAQPYAWQQAQRRWLTYQSALALAAFAAAAGLLWFGDSLISGFAVLAALMLGAALILPMFLEFMLSLGQRYARTPVSVWFWADSRQQLSGLSLALMALLLALSVNVGVSTMVESFSRTFLVWLDGRLAADVYVNAANDAQAAEIKAWLRERPEVEAILPGARADTQLAGAPIEVLGLPDHATYRDNWPLLQSADNAWIKLRPGNAALVSEQLARRLHLSVGDRIEVPASGGSWALDVVGIYADYGNPKGQIAVNYAALTRRFPEIPLTRMGLRVASPNIPALISALQEKFALDDRNVADQATMKAESTRIFNRTFAVTAALNAFTLGVAGVALLTSLLTLANSRLPQLAPLWAIGITRRRLAAIELLKTMSVALITTIFALPLGLLVAWCLLAVVNVKAFGWRLPFHVFPLQLLWLTGVAMAAALAAAALPVIRLARMQPTSLIRIFANER comes from the coding sequence GTGAAACGCGCGCTGTGGACGCTGGCCGTATTGCTGAGCCATTGGCGGCGGCATCCGATGCAGCTTGCGACCCTGCTGATCGGATTGATCTCGGCGACCGCGCTGTGGAGCGGCGTTCAGGCGCTCAATCAGCAGGCGCGCACCTCCTACGATCGCGCCGCCGCCACGTTTGGCGGCACGCGCACCGCCATGCTGGTCGCCCGCAGCGGCGCAAGCTTTCCGCAAGAACTCTTCGTCGATTTGCGCCGCGCCGGCTGGCCGGTCTCGCCGGTGCTCGAAGGCCGCATCCAGATCGAGGGACGGTCGTTCCGGCTGCTGGGCATCGAACCGGTGACGCTGCCCGCGGAAGTCGGCAACGCGCCTGCGATCGGCAGAGCCGATCTGCTATCCTTCATGACGCCGCCGGGCGCGATGCTGGTGGCGCCGGAAACGCTTTCCGATCTCAAGCTCGCGGAGGGCGCCCGCCCGGAGGCCAATGGCGGCGCGTTGCTGCCGCCGCTTCGCGTGCAGCCTAATCTCGTACCTGGCGTATTGGTCGTCGACATCGGCATCGCACAGGGCCTGTTGAAAATGCCGGATCAGCTTTCGCGCCTGCTGATCGGCAAGACGGCGGCCAGACGCGCAACCCTTGAAAGCATTGCCGGCGACAGGCTTCGCCTGATCGAACCCGATGCGGAGAGCGACCTCGAACGCCTCACCGACAGTTTTCACCTGAACCTGACCGCGTTCGGGTTGCTGTCATTCTTTGTCGGGCTCTTCATCGTCAATTCGGCGATCGGGCTTGCCTTCGAGCAGCGGCTGCCGGTGCTGCGCACGTTGCGCGCCTGCGGCGTCTCGGCGCGGATGCTCAACGCCGTGCTGGTGCTTGAGCTGGTGTCGCTGGCGCTGATCGCGGGGCTGATCGGTCTCGTATGCGGCTACTTCATCGCCGGTGCGCTGCTGCCCGACGTCGCCGCATCGCTGCGCGGACTTTATGGCGCGCAGATTCCGGGGCACCTGACGCTCAAGCCGCAATGGTGGATCGCGGGCATCGCCATCAGCATAGCCGGCGCGCTCGCGGCCGCCGCCGCCAGCCTGACCAAGGCGCTGCGGCTGCCGCTGCTCGCCACCGCCCAGCCCTACGCGTGGCAACAGGCTCAGCGGCGCTGGCTGACCTACCAGAGCGCGCTGGCGCTCGCAGCGTTCGCGGCCGCGGCCGGTCTGCTCTGGTTCGGCGATTCCCTGATTTCGGGGTTTGCCGTGCTCGCGGCGCTGATGCTCGGCGCGGCGCTGATCCTGCCGATGTTTCTGGAATTCATGCTGTCGCTTGGTCAGCGGTATGCGCGAACCCCGGTCAGCGTCTGGTTCTGGGCCGACAGCCGTCAGCAGCTATCCGGACTGTCGCTCGCCTTGATGGCGCTGTTGCTCGCACTATCCGTCAATGTCGGCGTCTCCACCATGGTCGAGAGTTTCAGCCGTACGTTCCTGGTCTGGCTCGACGGGCGGCTGGCGGCGGATGTCTATGTCAACGCCGCCAACGACGCCCAGGCAGCCGAGATCAAGGCGTGGCTGCGCGAGCGCCCCGAGGTCGAGGCGATTCTGCCCGGCGCCCGCGCCGACACGCAATTGGCGGGCGCGCCGATCGAGGTACTGGGCCTGCCCGATCACGCCACCTATCGCGACAACTGGCCGCTGCTGCAATCGGCCGACAATGCCTGGATCAAGCTTCGTCCCGGCAATGCGGCCCTCGTCAGCGAACAACTGGCGCGGCGCCTGCACCTTTCGGTCGGCGACCGCATCGAGGTGCCCGCGTCAGGCGGAAGCTGGGCACTCGACGTGGTCGGCATCTATGCTGATTATGGCAACCCCAAGGGCCAGATCGCGGTGAACTACGCCGCGTTGACGCGGCGCTTTCCTGAAATCCCGCTGACGCGCATGGGATTGCGGGTCGCCTCACCAAATATCCCGGCATTGATATCGGCACTGCAGGAAAAATTCGCGCTCGACGACCGCAATGTCGCCGATCAGGCGACGATGAAGGCGGAATCGACGCGGATCTTCAACCGCACCTTTGCGGTGACCGCCGCGCTGAACGCCTTCACGCTTGGGGTAGCCGGCGTCGCGCTGTTGACGAGCCTGCTGACGCTTGCCAATTCCCGCCTGCCACAACTGGCGCCGCTATGGGCGATCGGCATTACGCGGCGGCGCCTCGCGGCGATCGAGCTTCTCAAGACGATGTCGGTGGCGCTGATCACCACCATCTTCGCGCTTCCGCTCGGTCTCCTGGTCGCGTGGTGCCTGCTTGCGGTCGTCAACGTCAAGGCGTTCGGCTGGCGGTTGCCGTTCCATGTCTTTCCGCTGCAACTGCTGTGGCTGACAGGCGTGGCGATGGCGGCAGCGCTGGCCGCTGCGGCGCTTCCCGTCATCAGGCTGGCGCGCATGCAGCCGACGAGCCTGATCAGGATATTCGCCAATGAACGGTAG
- a CDS encoding ABC transporter substrate-binding protein, with amino-acid sequence MKSGLLAAVAVGGVLLAAPASAQGVKIGILNDQSGVYADYGGKWSFEAAKMAIEDFGGEVLGHKIEIVSADHQNKPDLGTAIARRWYEVEGVDMITELTTSSVALAIHDLSRQMKKIDIVVGAATSRLTGDACQPYGFHWAYDTHALAYGTGGALVESGGDSWFFMTADYAFGHALEKDTGDFVRAKGGKVLGAVRIPLNSSDFSSFLLQAQSSKAKIIGLANAGLDTTNSIKQAAEFGIVKSGQKLAGLLLTLAEVHGLGLEAAQGLVLTEGYYWDRDAKSRNLAERFFKRTGRMPNMIQAGTYSATLQYLKAVKAAGTKDTEAVAKKLKELPVDDDFAQGGKVLENGRMVHDLYLFEVKKPTESKKPWDYYKQLAVVPGDKAFPAAKDSGCPLVK; translated from the coding sequence ATGAAGTCGGGATTGTTAGCCGCCGTTGCGGTGGGTGGTGTTTTGCTCGCCGCGCCCGCATCGGCGCAGGGCGTCAAGATCGGTATTCTGAACGATCAGTCCGGGGTCTACGCCGATTACGGCGGCAAGTGGTCGTTCGAGGCCGCCAAGATGGCGATCGAGGATTTCGGCGGCGAGGTGCTGGGCCACAAGATCGAGATCGTTTCCGCCGATCACCAGAACAAGCCGGATCTCGGCACGGCCATCGCGCGGCGCTGGTATGAGGTCGAAGGCGTCGACATGATCACCGAACTGACGACTTCCTCGGTCGCGCTTGCGATCCACGATCTCTCCAGGCAGATGAAGAAGATCGACATCGTCGTGGGTGCGGCGACCTCGCGCCTCACCGGCGATGCCTGCCAGCCCTATGGATTCCACTGGGCCTACGACACGCACGCGCTGGCCTACGGCACCGGCGGCGCGCTGGTGGAGTCCGGCGGCGACAGCTGGTTCTTCATGACCGCGGACTACGCTTTCGGCCACGCGTTGGAAAAAGACACCGGCGATTTCGTCAGGGCCAAGGGCGGCAAGGTGCTGGGCGCGGTCCGCATTCCCCTGAACTCGTCGGACTTCTCGTCGTTCCTGCTGCAGGCGCAGAGCTCGAAAGCCAAGATCATCGGTCTCGCAAATGCCGGTCTCGACACCACCAACTCGATCAAGCAGGCGGCGGAATTCGGCATCGTCAAGAGCGGCCAGAAGCTTGCCGGCCTGCTGCTGACGCTGGCCGAAGTCCATGGCCTCGGGCTTGAGGCCGCCCAAGGCCTGGTGCTGACGGAAGGCTATTACTGGGACCGCGACGCCAAGAGCCGCAACCTCGCCGAACGTTTCTTCAAGCGTACCGGCCGCATGCCGAACATGATCCAGGCCGGCACCTATTCGGCGACGCTGCAATATCTGAAGGCGGTCAAGGCGGCAGGCACCAAGGACACCGAGGCGGTGGCGAAGAAGCTGAAGGAGCTTCCGGTGGACGACGACTTCGCGCAAGGCGGCAAGGTGCTGGAAAACGGCCGCATGGTGCACGACCTCTATCTGTTCGAGGTCAAGAAGCCGACGGAGTCGAAGAAGCCGTGGGATTACTACAAGCAGCTTGCCGTGGTGCCTGGAGACAAGGCGTTCCCGGCGGCGAAGGATTCCGGCTGCCCGCTGGTGAAGTAG